The uncultured Bacteroides sp. genome includes the window GGTTAAAACACCCATCACCGTAGCGGGAATATTGGTTCCATACCATCCCTCAGTCTTTGCTTTAGCCGTAGAAACAAGCACTCCGCTACTTTGGACTTTGGCTGACGATTGCACTCTCCACCCATCCAAAAGCAGCATATTATTGTCTAATACATTTTTCTTTGCCGCACACAAAGACAGACATATCACTAAGAAAGACACTACTAGAGAAAAGAACCTGCATTTCATTTTTTCCGGGGTTTTAGATTAAACAATCAGAGCCGAAGCTCCTAATAAACTTATGTTTTCATTTTTTGAAACGACTATCCGAACCCGTTTGAGCGTTTCCGGATAGGGAAACGTGCTCATAGATTCCTTCATCGATTCAACAAAAAACGGAAAAGCGGTGGCGATGCCTCCGCCTATGATGATCGCTTCCGGGTCGTACGTAAATAAAATGGCCTTCATTAAATTGCCTATATGTACGCCGAAATCCTTCCAAATATTCAGGGCGAAAGTATCGTTACAAGCGGCTCTTTCGGCAGCCTCTTTCCCTGAAATTTGATAATTATCCACAAAGAACGCACTGCTACAATAATATTCAAAATCGCGTTTCAGGTAAGGCAACGAACCTATTTCTCCGGCTCCGGTGTTATGTCCGGAATATAATTTACCATTGATAATAATACCGGTTCCTACCCCTGTGCCCAGTGTCAGGCCAACTACGTTATTAAAGGACGTGCCTTCACCAAATAATTTTTCGCCCAACGCAAAGCAGTTAGCATCGTTATTTACATAAACAGGAACAGAGAACTTCTCCTGCAAAACAGCTTTGAGATGCACCTCCTTCCACGAAGGAATATTGGCAACATTATATACAATCCCCTTCTCTGAATCGACCACGGAAGGCACAC containing:
- a CDS encoding ROK family protein, producing the protein MKLAIDLGGTNIRIGQIEGGSVVRKTGIPCPSQESYSEVLSRIEVLIEQMMTGQVEGIGIGVPSVVDSEKGIVYNVANIPSWKEVHLKAVLQEKFSVPVYVNNDANCFALGEKLFGEGTSFNNVVGLTLGTGVGTGIIINGKLYSGHNTGAGEIGSLPYLKRDFEYYCSSAFFVDNYQISGKEAAERAACNDTFALNIWKDFGVHIGNLMKAILFTYDPEAIIIGGGIATAFPFFVESMKESMSTFPYPETLKRVRIVVSKNENISLLGASALIV